The Desulfuromonadales bacterium genomic interval CTTGCCGGCGTGCTTTCCGCGGGCCACGCCCTGCTGAACAAGCGTGATCCCCGCGCCGCCCTCGGCTGGGTGGTTCTGTGCCTGGTGCTCCCCGGGGTTGGCGCCGTCCTCTACTGGCTGCTGGGGGTCAACCGTATCCGGACCCTGGCCCGGGACTGGCAGGCCCGCGGCATGGGGATGCACGGCCGGCAACCCGATTTCTGCCTCTGGGTAGCCGACATGGCGGCCGAGTTGCCGTTTCGCGCCGAGAATTACGCGGCGCAGCTGAGCCTCGCCGATGCGGTAACCCGGCGGCCGCTTCTGCAAGGCAACCGGGTGCAGCCGCTGCACAACGGCGAAGAGGCCTATCCCGCGATGCTCGAAGCCATTGAGGCGGCGCACACTTCGGTCTGTCTGTCGACCTACATCTTCGACTCCGATCGCACCGGCAGGCGATTTGTTGAGACGCTGCGGGCGGCGGCCGCCCGCGGAGTCGACGTCAGAGTGCTGGTCGACGCCCTGGGGGAGCGTTACTCCTTTCCGCCGGCGCGGCGACTGTTACGCAGGAGCGGTGTCCGCATTGCCCGCTTTCTTCCCCCTTCGCTCTCCGAGCGGGGTATCCATATCAACCTGCGCAACCACCGCAAGCTGTTGATCGTCGATGGGCAGGTCGGTTTCACCGGCGGCATGAATATCGGCGGCCGGCACCTGGCCAGCGAGAATAACCCGCGGCGGGTGGTCGACATTCACTTCCGGGTAGAGGGCCCGGTGGTGGGCCAGATGCAGGAGGCTTTTTTCGAGGACTGGCAGTTCACGACCGGCGAGCCAGTGGCCGACATCGATTATCCTGACGCTGCCCCTGATGCCGAGGCGTTCTGCCGCGGCATCAGCGAAGGCCCCAACGAAGACTTCGAGCAACTCACCTGGCTGCTGGTCGGGGCACTCAACTGCGCCCGACACCGCGTCCGCATCATGACCCCCTATTTCATCCCCGACCGTTCACTCATTACAGCCATTAACGCCGCCGCCCTGCGCGGGGTCTCCGTGGAGATCATGCTGCCGGAGAAAAACAATCTCCCTTATGTCGCCTGGGCAACCCGCGCCTATCTCTGGGAGCTTCTCCAGTATGGCACCCGCATCTATTACCAGCCGCCGCCCTTCGTGCACAGCAAGTTCCTCCTGGTTGACGACGCGTATGCCCTGGTCGGTTCGGCCAACCTTGATCCGCGCAGCCTGCGGCTGAATTTCGAGTTCTGTCTGGAGGTTTATGACCGGCGGCTGAACGATGCGCTGGCCCGGCACTTCGACTCGCTGCATGGTCTGTCAAGGGAAGTGTCCCAGGAGGAACTGGACGTCCGGCCTCTGCCGCTCAAGCTGCGCGACGCCTTCGCCAAGCTCTTCTCTCCCTATCTGTAAGCCGACCCGACCCAGGTGCAGCGAGGCAGATTTCGGGTTTGCCCCCCCTAGAGGTTTCCCTTTTTGGACTTCGCATCTTGCACCGTTTTTCTGATAAGCGTATGTTAACTACAAGTGCGCCCTCGACGATCTCCGAATGCCGGGGCCGTTATTCCTTTTCCCGACGCCGACTCGACCAAAAGAGTACCTGCAGATGAAGAAACGAATATTCCTGACTATTCTGGTGTTGATCGCATTGGCCGGCATCCTTGCCGGCATCAAAGCCCTGCAGATCGGCCGCATGATCGATGCCGGTGCCCAGTTCGTGCCGCCGCCCGAAACGGTGACGACGACCGAGGTGCGCACGGAATCCTGGGAATCGCTCCTGACCGCCGTCGGTTCGCTCACGGCGGTGCAGGGGGTAACCGTGGCGGCGGAGATGCCTGGCAAGGTCACGCAGATCGCCTTCGAGCCGGGCACGATGGTACAGAAGGGGGCGCTCCTGTTGAAGCAGGACACCTCTTCCGAGCAGGCGCAACTGCCCGGGGCGGAGGCCTCGGTAACGCTGGCGAAGGCCAATCTGGAGCGTGCCAGGGAGCTTCTGGCGCAGAAGATCATCTCGCAAGCCGAATTCGAGAGCGCCGAAGCCAGTTTCAGGGTGGCCGTCGCTGCCGCCGAGAGCATCCGGGCGACCATCGGCAAGAAAACGCTCCGCGCCCCCTTTACCGGCCGTCTCGGTATCCGCCTGGTCAACCTGGGACAGATTCTCCAAGAGGGGGATCCGGTTGTTTCACTGCAGACCCTCGATCCGATTTACGTCGACTTTCTCCTGCCCCAGCAGCAACTGGCCGCGATCCGCACCGGTTTGCCGGTGCGGGTGACGACCGATGCCTTGGCCGGTCAGCGGATCGAGGGATCCGTCACAACGATCAATCCCGAGGTTGACGCCGCCACCCGCAACATACGGCTGCAGGCAACGGTGTCCAATGCCGGGGGACAGCTGCGTCCCGGCATGTATGTCAATGTGGCTGTGGTGCTCCCCCGACGGGAGCAGGTACTCGCCATACCGGCCACGGCGGTGCTCTATGCCCCCTACAGCGATTCGGTGTTCGTCGTGGAGGAAAAGAAAGCGGAAGCGGGGGGCCAGCCGGGAAAACTGCTGCGCCAGCAGTTCGTTCGGCTCGGTGAGAAGCAGGGCGATTTCGTGGCGGCCCTCTCCGGACTGAAGGAAGGCGAGACGATCGTCACCACCGGGGTGTTCAAGTTGCGAAACAGCCAGGCCGTCATGGTTGACAACACCCTGTCGCCCGAGTTCAAACACGCGCCGAAACCGGAGAACAATTGAAAAGCCAAATTTGCCTGGGTTTGCGCCTTTGATTAAGGTTTTTCCTGTCCCATGAAAATCACCGACCTTTTTATCCGCCGTCCCGTGCTCGCCCTGGTGATCAACTTGTTGATCGTCATCGCCGGATTGCAGGCGATCCGCACCCTGAATGTCCGCCAGTACCCGCAAAGCGAGAACGCCTCGGTTACCGTGACCACGGTCTATGTCGGCGCCAGCGCCGAACTCGTACGCGGCTTCATCACGACCCCGCTGGAGCGGGCCATCGCCGCCGCCGACGGCATCGATTACATCGAATCGCAGAGTTCCCAGGGGCTCTCGACCATCAATGTCCGGCTGAAGCTCAACTTCGACGGGACCAAGGCTCTGGCGGAAATCAGTTCCAAGGTCGACCAGGTCCGCGCCGATCTTCCGCCCGAGGCCGAGGTTCCCGTTATCAACATCGAGTCGGCCGACAGCCAGTTCGCCTCGGCCTACCTCAGCTTCAGTTCCGACCTCCTCCAGCAGAACGAGATTACCGATTACCTCGTGCGCATCGTGCAGCCTCGCCTCTCGGCCATCGAGGGGGTGCAGCGCGCCGACGTGCTCGGCGCCCGCACCTTCGCCATGCGCATCTGGCTCAAGCCCGAGCGGATGGCCGCGCATGGCATCAGCCCGGTTCAGGTGCGCCAGGCGCTGGCTGCCAACAACTACCTCTCCGCCATCGGCCGGACCAAGGGATCGCTTATTCAGGTCAACCTGACCGCCAACACTGATCTGCGCTCCGTACCGGAGTTCAAGCGACTGGTCGTCCGCGAGCAGGACGGAGCTATCGTGCGGCTCGAGGACATCGCCGAAGTCGTGCTGGGTGCCGAAGACTACGACGCCGAGGTGCGCTTCTCCGGTCAGACCGCCGTTTTCATGGGCATCTGGCCGTTGCCCAATGCCAACGCCCT includes:
- the cls gene encoding cardiolipin synthase → MLQSLLTILFWGLLALAGVLSAGHALLNKRDPRAALGWVVLCLVLPGVGAVLYWLLGVNRIRTLARDWQARGMGMHGRQPDFCLWVADMAAELPFRAENYAAQLSLADAVTRRPLLQGNRVQPLHNGEEAYPAMLEAIEAAHTSVCLSTYIFDSDRTGRRFVETLRAAAARGVDVRVLVDALGERYSFPPARRLLRRSGVRIARFLPPSLSERGIHINLRNHRKLLIVDGQVGFTGGMNIGGRHLASENNPRRVVDIHFRVEGPVVGQMQEAFFEDWQFTTGEPVADIDYPDAAPDAEAFCRGISEGPNEDFEQLTWLLVGALNCARHRVRIMTPYFIPDRSLITAINAAALRGVSVEIMLPEKNNLPYVAWATRAYLWELLQYGTRIYYQPPPFVHSKFLLVDDAYALVGSANLDPRSLRLNFEFCLEVYDRRLNDALARHFDSLHGLSREVSQEELDVRPLPLKLRDAFAKLFSPYL
- a CDS encoding efflux RND transporter periplasmic adaptor subunit, translated to MKKRIFLTILVLIALAGILAGIKALQIGRMIDAGAQFVPPPETVTTTEVRTESWESLLTAVGSLTAVQGVTVAAEMPGKVTQIAFEPGTMVQKGALLLKQDTSSEQAQLPGAEASVTLAKANLERARELLAQKIISQAEFESAEASFRVAVAAAESIRATIGKKTLRAPFTGRLGIRLVNLGQILQEGDPVVSLQTLDPIYVDFLLPQQQLAAIRTGLPVRVTTDALAGQRIEGSVTTINPEVDAATRNIRLQATVSNAGGQLRPGMYVNVAVVLPRREQVLAIPATAVLYAPYSDSVFVVEEKKAEAGGQPGKLLRQQFVRLGEKQGDFVAALSGLKEGETIVTTGVFKLRNSQAVMVDNTLSPEFKHAPKPENN